In one window of Cydia pomonella isolate Wapato2018A chromosome 16, ilCydPomo1, whole genome shotgun sequence DNA:
- the LOC133526302 gene encoding uncharacterized oxidoreductase TM_0325-like, protein MNIMDFKNKVVIITGGSSGIGAETAIQFAKLSAKVVIVGRNEEKLKKVAEQCEEAQGIKSLIVKADLTNDSEVKNIMEETVKHFGQIDVLVNNAGIVAHTEIQNGVDDFDRVFSTNLRSVYLLTSLAVPHLIKTKGNIVNISSVAGQKLFPNLTVYCMSKAALDVFTKGLAKELAPSGVRANGVSPGPVKTDILVHAGLDEAAIMKNWEKSSLLGKICVSRDIADMVLYLASDKGNSITGSINVIDNGRLLA, encoded by the coding sequence ATGAATATAATggattttaaaaacaaagttgtGATAATCACCGGTGGGAGCTCAGGAATCGGTGCTGAAACGGCAATTCAGTTCGCAAAACTATCAGCTAAAGTTGTCATTGTTGGAAGAAATGAAGAAAAACTGAAGAAAGTCGCAGAACAATGCGAAGAAGCTCAAGGCATCAAATCGCTTATAGTCAAAGCTGATCTTACCAATGATTCCGAAGTCAAAAACATTATGGAAGAGACAGTTAAGCATTTTGGACAGATCGATGTACTCGTGAACAATGCTGGTATAGTGGCACATACGGAAATCCAAAACGGGGTGGACGATTTCGACAGAGTATTTAGTACAAACTTAAGAAGCGTATATCTTTTGACCAGCCTTGCAGTGCCTCATTTGATAAAAACTAAAGGCAACATTGTAAACATTTCCAGTGTTGCAGGCCAGAAACTGTTTCCGAATTTGACTGTCTACTGCATGTCGAAAGCTGCTCTGGACGTATTTACAAAGGGATTAGCTAAAGAACTAGCTCCAAGTGGAGTTAGAGCTAATGGAGTCAGTCCTGGTCCGGTGAAAACTGATATTTTAGTCCATGCTGGTTTAGACGAAGCTGCTATCATGAAGAATTGGGAAAAATCCAGTCTTCTGGGCAAGATATGTGTCAGCCGTGACATAGCTGACATGGTGCTGTATCTCGCGAGTGATAAGGGTAACAGTATCACGGGGAGCATCAATGTTATTGATAACGGACGACTATTGGCGTGA
- the LOC133526295 gene encoding zinc finger protein 277 yields MAKQEKFFGPLTLHQKSEKPTIFKDNETRECQCVLCEEKFTVPDAEKPLLTHFFMEHRLVIADVNQIADLYEYLRYWRLRFKDESLPYFCTTMLLDSKPDGTKSKDEQYYLLSDVLPEDKELRSNLQQTKLEKLLQRHQFEREDKNYEKECLFCRYVSKDTRASYLNHLYEKHNFHIAKPDNLIFIDDLIDTVASKLDNLQCIYCEGSFKDRIILKEHMRKKGHKRINPENKEYDKFFMVNYIGDKQSKHKYQKHHNQKHQRMPNPPEENDRDSNVDSDPDWSEWTEENGPQITCLLCEHTEMEYENILDHMERKHDFSFTKSTAGLDFYHKIKIVNFIRRQIHLKQCLYCETIFDDSLNLEKHLKEMKHWELKKVKWDQPEYYFPTYEDDLFLCFIHDDDESWWSTDEQEAERTDNRNCDYISKEMAMSVLNE; encoded by the exons ATGGCTAAACAAGAAAAGTTCTTCGGCCCGCTAACACTGCACCAGAAAAGCGAGAAACCTACGATTTTTAAGGACAATGAGACTCGTGAATGTCAATGTGTTCTGTGTGAGGAGAAGTTCACGGTTCCTGATGCTGAGAAACCTTTGCTTACACATTTCTTCATGGAACATAGGCTGGTTATAGCCGATGTGAACCAAATAGCCGATTTGTACGAGTACTTAAGATACTGGCGATTGAGGTTTAAAG ATGAAAGTCTTCCTTACTTCTGTACTACAATGTTATTGGACAGCAAGCCTGATGGAACAAAATCTAAAGACGAGCAATACTACTTGCTCAGCGATGTTCTACCCGAAGACAAAGAGTTACGGTCAAACTTGCAACAAACAAAACTAGAAAAACTACTGCAGCGACACCAGTTTGAACGGGAagataaaaattatgaaaaagaaTGCCTATTTTGCAGATATGTCTCTAAAGATACTAGAGCCAGTTATTTGAatcatttgtatgaaaaacacAACTTTCATATAGCTAAACCGGACAACCTTATTTTCATAGATGACCTCATAGATACTGTAGCATCCAAGCTAGATAATCTACAATGTATCTACTGTGAAGGTTCCTTTAAAGACCGGATTATTCTCAAAGAACATATGCGGAAAAAAGGACATAAAAGAATTAATCCGGAAAATAAGGAGTATGATAAATTCTTTATGGTTAATTATATAGGTGACAAACAAAGTAAGCATAAATATCAGAAACACCATAATCAGAAACATCAAAGAATGCCAAACCCTCCAGAGGAAAATGACCGTGATTCCAATGTAGATAGTGATCCGGACTGGTCAGAATGGACTGAAGAAAACGGCCCACAGATAACTTGTCTCCTCTGCGAGCATACAGAAATGGAATACGAGAATATTCTAGACCACATGGAACGTAAACATGATTTTTCATTTACAAAATCTACTGCAGGCTTAGATTTCTACCACAAAATCAAGATAGTCAACTTTATTCGTCGGCAGATACATTTGAAACAGTGTTTATATTGTGAAACAATTTTTGATGATTCTCTAAATTTAGAGAAACATTTAAAAGAAATGAAACACTGGGaacttaaaaaagtaaaatgggACCAGCCGGAATATTATTTCCCAACATACGAAGATGACTTGTTCCTGTGCTTTAtccatgatgatgatgaaagctGGTGGTCAACCGATGAACAGGAAGCTGAGAGGACTGATAACAGAAATTGTGATTATATTTCGAAAGAAATGGCTATGTCTGTTTTAAATGAATAG